One segment of Purpureocillium takamizusanense chromosome 7, complete sequence DNA contains the following:
- a CDS encoding uncharacterized protein (COG:S~EggNog:ENOG503P365), with protein MVRDWPRDSFPRQQSFQQQCYPPAGRPSFQHERYGQDAVPRQDAFQQERYQMDGSEGARFQDQYDLHRRAPPMIDEALRSHCGIAAKQYFVAAINDDGLPITFFSPGQKLHDSAIRQFFDANKFQQVMRRIESGADPMLEDGFGFEESMYGRSDSFGKLRAMDRRRGSVFDDWGSPARQGRKRPRARHAANDDDVPMTVSSRRGIKVGDSDAVWNFYEQRFKNCQQTACKLIAKAWVKAVEPKKQSTHPYTGSDEKAPDWWPKPWGPTKDDKVRHKEPDHLYKRERVHLLAHILRLVVEPNGKQHPDIQKLCLNVKKLEETTNEALSAFFLDNDANAKKRPYLNEIFKMARQEERFKNGEIDDSTEVYVMAEDKVPESYPSDNDDGPFNIKEEDEHEAQRSKGAAVVHPMAHTPTTTATNGHGLHGGPSPFMGELPVRGTPFHPPMIQTDLAPQQHSFVEGNGLPVSDQSTVSTGSGGLTMDLVASPHDGNRRPSVFSDYTSPGGGAMYHQPWQQGSAGPNSSSMYAYTTQQTTPQQPAFVSQAVTLNAGQPFLTSSFESSPRPEYDANGNAIFRGGDMTAAPVSQQPGYYVPSDGRGSLRVLTQVVDAVPRNAV; from the exons ATGGTGCGAGACTGGCCGAGGGATTCATTCCCCCGGCAGCAGTCGTTCCAGCAGCAATGCTACCCTCCAGCTGGGCGCCCATCCTTTCAACATGAGCGATACGGTCAAGATGCTGTGCCTCGGCAGGACGCATTCCAGCAGGAGCGATACCAGATGGATGGGAGTGAGGGCGCCCGCTTCCAGGATCAGTATGATTTACACCGCAGAGCTCCTCCGATG ATCGACGAGGCTCTACGGTCGCAttgcggcatcgccgccaaacAGTACTTTGTCGCTGCCATCAACGATGATGGCCTCCCCATCACATTCTTCAGCCCCGGACAGAAGCTCCACGACAGTGCCATTCGGCAATTCTTCGACGCGAACAAGTTCCAGCAGGTCATGCGGAGGATTGAGTCGG GTGCCGATCCCATGCTGGAGGACGGATTCGGCTTCGAAGAATCCATGTACGGGCGCTCGGACAGCTTTGGCAAACTGCGGGCGATggaccggcggcgcggctccgTCTTTGATGACTGGGGCAGCCCCGCGCGACAAGGCCGGAAGCGGCCCCGAGCTCGTCATGCCgccaacgatgacgacgtccCGATGACAGTCTCGTCGCGAAGAGGCATCAAGGTTGGGGACTCGGATGCAGTATGGAACTTCTACGAACAACGGTTCAAGAACTGCCAGCAGACGGCTTGCAAGCTCATCGCCAAGGCATGGGTGAAAGCAGTAGAGCCGAAGAAGCAGTCAACCCATCCTTATACTGGGAGTGATGAAAAGGCTCCGGACTGGTGGCCGAAACCGTGGGGGCCCACAAAGGACGACAAGGTCAGGCATAAGGAGCCTGATCATCTGTACAAACGAG AACGCGTGCATCTTCTTGCGCACATCCTACGTCTCGTCGTGGAGCCGAATGGGAAGCAGCATCCAGACATCCAGAAGCTCTGTCTCAATGTCAAGAAATTGGAGGAGACGACTAACGAGGCCCTGTCGGCCTTTTTCTTGGATAacgacgccaacgccaagaAGCGACCGTACCTGAACGAGATTTTCAAAATGGCACGCCAGGAGGAGCGCTTCAAGAACGGCGAGATTG ATGACTCAACCGAGGTCTACGTCATGGCGGAAGACAAAGTACCAGAAAGCTACCCTTCGGATAACGACGACGGGCCCTTCAACATtaaggaagaggacgagcacgaggcgcagcgctccaagggggcggcggtggtgcacCCCATGGCGCACacaccaacgacgacggcgaccaacGGACACGGTCTCCATGGCGGCCCGAGCCCTTTCATGGGCGAACTCCCAGTTAGAGGCACGCCCTTTCACCCACCCATGATCCAGACAGACCTGGCACCGCAACAGCACTCCTTCGTCGAGGGCAACGGGCTGCCAGTAAGCGACCAGAGCACAGTCAGCACCGGGAGCGGTGGCCTCACGATGGACCTGGTGGCCAGCCCACACGACGGGAACAGGCGACCCTCGGTCTTCAGCGACTATACCAGCCCGGGGGGCGGGGCAATGTACCACCAGCCGTGGCAGCAAGGGTCAGCCGGGCCCAACTCGTCGTCCATGTACGCGTACACGACGCAGCAGACAACGCCCCAGCAGCCGGCTTTTGTCAGCCAGGCGGTAACACTGAACGCTGGGCAGCCCTTTTTGACAAGCTCATTTGAGAGCTCCCCGCGGCCCGAATATGATGCCAACGGCAACGCCATTTTCCGAGGTGGCGACATGACTGCGGCGCCGGTCAGCCAGCAGCCGGGGTACTACGTGCCGAGTGACGGGCGCGGGAGCTTGA